A stretch of Brassica rapa cultivar Chiifu-401-42 chromosome A08, CAAS_Brap_v3.01, whole genome shotgun sequence DNA encodes these proteins:
- the LOC103834178 gene encoding gibberellin 3-beta-dioxygenase 3, with the protein MSSVAQLFKNNPVNHDRIIPLDFTNTKTLPDSHVWSKPELEPEPMTRPIPVISISSPEKVLLRHACEEWGVFHITDHGVPLSLLHNVECQMKRLFSLPMHRKILAVRSPDESTGYGVVRISMFYDKLMWSEGFSVMDSSLRRHATLIWPDDHAEFCNVIEEYQKEMANLSHRLVSMVMGSLGLTHKELRWLVPNITGSRTDSSQSFLQLNSYPVCPDPDLAMGLAPHTDSSLLTILYQGNIPGLEIQNLQAEKSRWIGVEPVEGGLVVIMGDLSHIISNGRFKSTMHRAVVNKTHHRVSAAYFSGPPKNLQIGPLTADTDHPPLYRRLTWEEYLAAKATHFNKALSLFRC; encoded by the exons ATGAGTTCCGTAGCACAGCTATTCAAGAACAACCCCGTGAACCATGACCGCATCATCCCACTAGACTTCACCAACACCAAAACCTTACCGGACTCTCATGTTTGGTCTAAACCTGAGCTCGAACCCGAACCCATGACCCGACCCATTCCAGTCATCAGCATATCCAGCCCTGAGAAAGTGCTACTAAGACATGCCTGTGAGGAATGGGGTGTGTTTCATATCACAGACCATGGGGTCCCACTCTCGTTACTCCACAACGTTGAGTGCCAAATGAAAAGGCTTTTCTCTTTACCCATGCATCGTAAGATCCTAGCTGTTCGATCACCGGACGAGTCAACTGGTTACGGTGTGGTTCGGATCTCAATGTTTTATGATAAGCTTATGTGGTCTGAGGGATTCTCCGTTATGGATTCCTCTCTTCGGCGTCACGCTACACTCATATGGCCCGATGATCATGCCGAGTTCTG CAATGTGATAGAAGAGTATCAGAAGGAAATGGCAAATTTGAGTCACAGACTAGTAAGCATGGTGATGGGTTCGTTAGGACTAACACACAAAGAATTGAGATGGCTTGTACCAAACATAACTGGTTCAAGAACCGACTCGAGCCAATCTTTTCTGCAGTTGAACTCCTATCCGGTCTGCCCTGACCCTGATCTAGCCATGGGTTTAGCCCCTCACACTGACTCTTCCCTACTAACCATCCTTTATCAAGGCAACATTCCAG GTTTAGAGATTCAAAACCTACAGGCAGAAAAGTCGAGATGGATTGGAGTGGAGCCAGTAGAAGGAGGTCTTGTTGTCATAATGGGAGATTTGTCTCATATCATATCCAATGGACGGTTCAAAAGTACGATGCACCGTGCGGTGGTGAACAAGACGCACCACCGTGTCTCAGCCGCATATTTTTCAGGCCCACCCAAGAACCTTCAGATCGGTCCGTTGACTGCCGACACGGACCATCCTCCTCTCTACCGCCGTTTGACATGGGAAGAGTACCTTGCAGCCAAAGCAACACACTTTAACAAAGCCTTGAGTTTATTTCGTTGctga
- the LOC103834180 gene encoding RNA polymerase II C-terminal domain phosphatase-like 1 — protein MYNNSNRVQVYLEDGRFGEMQICPPRESHQEDQVMKQRRVMEKVTMGMGIRISRFSQPSERCPPLAVLATVSSCGLCFKLEASPSPPQEQLSLLYSSCLRGNKTAVMSLGEEELHLVAMYAENINNDRPCFWAFTVAPGIYDSCLVMLNLRCLGIVFDLDETLVVANTTRTFEDKIEGLQRRINNEGDPQRIAAMVAEMKRYQDDRNLLKQYIESDQVIDNGEVVKVQSELVPALSENHQPLVRPLIRLPEKNIILTRINPMIRDTSVLVRMRPSWEELRSYLTAKGRKRFEVYVCTMAERDYALEMWRLLDPEGNLINASDLLARIVCVKSGFKKSLVNVFPDATCHPKMAMVIDDRLKVWEEKDQPRVYVVPAFVPYYSPQAEAAATPVLCVTRNVACRVRGGFFRDFDDSLLQRIAEISYENDVEDIPSPPDVSHYLVPEDETSGLNENKDPLSLDGMAEVERRLKEAISVVLPAANIDPRIAAPVQYPMASVSVSAPVPVAVPVVQQAPQPSAMAFPSIQFQQPISIAKLLVPSEPSLQSSPAREEGEVPESELDPDTRRRLLILQHGQDSRDAAPSEPPFPQRPPVQAPPPQAQPRNGWFPVEDMDPATLRRTVSKEYPVDSERPRHQSDRMPHENRRLPKELRPNNNLPGSHPFYGEEASWNQSSSRISDIGRSVSATENPAEALHEIAIKCGTKVDYRPGLVASTDLRFSVEAWFSGKKVGEGIGKSRREALQKAAELSLQNLADIYLSVANGDAGPSHRDAIASPLANGNMIMGGNANTFDNLPFARDETAMAVPSRSMLPLHKRQGSPRSFGGMSNKRLKPDFQRSSMQRMPSSGRYS, from the exons ATGTATAATAACAGTAATAGAGTCCAAGTGTATCTTGAAGATGGAAGATTTGGGGAAATGCAGATTTGCCCTCCAAGGGAATCACATCAAGAAGACCAAGTGATGAAGCAGAGGAGAGTGATGGAGAAAGTGACGATGGGAATGGGTATCAGAATCAGCCGTTTTTCTCAACCTAGCGAGAGATGCCCTCCTCTTGCAGTGCTTGCTACTGTTTCATCTTGTGGCCTTTGTTTCAAGTTGGAAGCTTCACCTTCTCCTCCTCAGGAGCAGCTCAGCCTCCTCTACTCGTCCTGCCTTAGGGGCAACAAG ACGGCAGTAATGTCTCTAGGTGAGGAAGAGCTCCATTTGGTAGCCATGTATGCTGAAAACATCAACAACGACCGTCCTTGCTTCTGGGCATTTACAGTAGCTCCTGGGATTTATGATTCATGTCTTGTCATGCTGAATCTTAGATGTCTAGGTATTGTCTTTGATCTTGATGAAACCCTTGTGGTGGCCAACACCACGCGCACGTTTGAGGATAAGATTGAGGGGTTGCAGCGGAGGATAAACAACGAGGGGGACCCTCAACGCATTGCGGCTATGGTTGCTGAGATGAAGCGTTATCAAGATGACAGGAATCTGTTGAAGCAGTATATTGAAAGTGACCAGGTTATTGATAATGGGGAGGTGGTTAAAGTGCAATCAGAACTTGTTCCTGCCTTGTCTGAGAACCATCAGCCTCTTGTCCGTCCACTGATAAGGCTGCCAGAGAAGAATATTATCCTGACTCGCATTAATCCCATG ATTCGTGATACAAGTGTTCTTGTGAGGATGAGGCCTTCATGGGAGGAACTTCGAAGCTATTTGACAGCGAAAGGGCGCAAGCGTTTTGAAGTATATGTTTGCACAATGGCTGAGAGAGACTACGCCTTAGAGATGTGGAGGCTCCTTGATCCAGAAGGGAATTTGATCAACGCAAGTGACTTGCTAGCTCGCATTGTTTGTGTAAAATCTG gttttaaaaaatcattGGTCAACGTGTTTCCTGATGCAACCTGCCATCCTAAGATGGCAATGGTAATTGATGATCGGCTGAAAGTTTGGGAAGAGAAGGATCAGCCAAGGGTGTACGTGGTTCCTGCATTTGTTCCCTACTATTCTCCACAAGCTGAA GCTGCTGCTACACCGGTACTGTGTGTTACCAGAAATGTTGCTTGCCGTGTCAGAGGTGGATTTTTCAG GGATTTTGATGATAGTCTGCTACAAAGGATTGCTGAAATATCTTATGAGAATGATGTTGAGGATATTCCATCTCCACCTGATGTCAGCCATTACTTAGTGCCTGAG GACGAAACATCTGGTTTGAATGAGAACAAAGATCCACTTTCCTTGGACGGGATGGCTGAAGTTGAGAGAAGACTGAAG GAGGCAATTTCAGTTGTCCTTCCGGCTGCTAATATAGATCCAAGGATAGCTGCTCCCGTTCAGTACCCTATGGCTTCTGTTTCTGTTTCCGCTCCAGTGCCAGTAGCAGTACCTGTCGTGCAACAAGCACCACAACCATCAGCGATGGCCTTTCCAAGTATCCAGTTTCAACAACCTATATCAATAGCTAAACTCTTGGTTCCTTCAGAACCAAGCTTGCAGAGTTCTCCTGCTAGAGAGGAAGGCGAGGTACCTGAATCAGAGTTAGATCCAGATACTAGGAGGAGGCTCCTCATATTGCAGCATGGACAAGATAGTAGAGATGCTGCTCCAAGTGAACCTCCGTTTCCTCAGAGACCTCCAGTTCAAGCTCCACCTCCACAGGCGCAGCCAAGAAATGGTTGGTTTCCTGTTGAGGACATGGATCCAGCTACTCTTCGCCGAACTGTCTCCAAAGAATATCCAGTGGATTCTGAAAGGCCACGCCATCAATCTGACAGGATGCCTCATGAGAATCGTAGACTACCAAAGGAG TTACGTCCAAACAACAATCTACCAGGCTCTCATCCTTTCTATG GGGAAGAGGCATCTTGGAATCAATCTTCTTCTAGGATCAGTGATATtggacgaagtgtctcagcaaCAGAGAATCCAGCTGAAGCTCTACATGAGATTGCTATTAAATGTGGAACTAAG GTGGACTACAGACCGGGGTTGGTTGCTAGTACAGATTTGCGGTTCTCTGTTGAG GCTTGGTTCTCTGGTAAAAAAGTCGGAGAAGGGATTGGCAAATCGAGACGAGAAGCCCTGCAAAAGGCTGCTGAACTTTCTCTCCAGAACTTAGCTG ATATATATTTGTCTGTTGCAAATGGTGACGCAGGGCCAAGCCACAGGGATGCTATTGCTAGCCCCTTGGCTAATGGCAATATGATTATGGGAGGAAATGCAAATACGTTTGATAATCTGCCATTTGCCAGAGATGAAACAGCGATGGCAGTTCCTTCTAGATCAATGCTTCCTTTGCATAAGCGACAAGGATCTCCACGATCGTTCGGTGGGATGTCAAACAAGCGTCTAAAGCCAGACTTTCAAAGGTCGTCGATGCAACGGATGCCATCTTCAGGAAGATATTCTTAA
- the LOC103834183 gene encoding splicing factor 3B subunit 2, giving the protein MTVESTTVPHVNSVVPNGDASNGNVIPSSKKSRESDRRRRRRKQKKNNKASRADAEEADVSGASDSKENADPQPQVEIEYVPEQPELEDGFSDEFKQIFEKFSFKELVASEDDAKKDESEENKDVKKKVNSDSEDEEDQGNEQKEKGISNKQKKLERRMKIAELKQVSARPDVVEVWDATSADPKLLVFLKSYRNTVPVPRHWSQKRKYLQGKRGIEKAPFHLPDFIAATGIQKIRQAYIEKEDGKKLKQKQRERMQPKMGKMDIDYQVLHDAFFKYQTKPKLSALGDLYFEGKEFEVKLRETKPGTLSHGLKEALGMGEGAPPPWLINMQRYGPPPSYPHLKIPGLNAPIPQGASFGYHAGGWGKPPVDEFGRPLYGDVFGVQQQDQPNYEDEPIDKSKHWGDLEEEEEEEEEEEEEEQEEEMDEEELEDGMESVDTMSSTPTGIETPDAIELRKEQRKEPDRALYQVLEEKGESVAPGTLLAPTHTYVIKTGTQDKPGAKRVDLLKGQKTDRVDVSLQPEELDALENVLPAKYEEAREEEKLRNKPEDFSDMVAENSKKRKRDKEGKKKKDFKF; this is encoded by the exons ATGACCGTCGAATCAACCACCGTCCCGCACGTTAACAGCGTCGTTCCGAACGGAGACGCTTCCAACGGTAACGTTATCCCTTCCTCGAAGAAATCGCGTGAGAGCGACCGTCGCCGCCGCAGGCGGAAGCAGAAGAAGAACAACAAAGCATCTCGTGCCGATGCAGAAGAAGCGGACGTTTCTGGTGCTTCTGATTCCAAGGAGAACGCAGATCCGCAGCCACAG GTTGAGATTGAGTATGTTCCAGAGCAGCCTGAACTCGAGGATGGTTTTAGCGATGAGTTTAAGCAAATCTTTGAGAAGTTCAGTTTCAAGGAACTTGTTGCCTCTGAG GACGACGCTAAGAAGGATGAATCTGAGGAGAATAAAGATGTGAAAAAGAAGGTTAATTCAGATTCAGAAGACGAGGAAGATCAGGGCaatgaacaaaaagaaaagggtATCTCTAACAAGCAGAAAAAG CTTGAACGGAGGATGAAGATTGCTGAGCTGAAGCAGGTGTCCGCTAGGCCTGATGTTGTTGAG GTCTGGGACGCTACTTCAGCAGACCCAAAGTTGTTGGTGTTCTTAAAGTCGTATCGGAATACAGTTCCTGTTCCAAGACATTGGTCCCAGAAGAGAAAATATTTGCAG GGAAAGCGTGGTATAGAGAAGGCGCCATTTCATCTTCCTGATTTCATTGCTGCAACCGGAATTCAAAAAATTAGACAG GCTTACATTGAGAAAGAAGACGGTAAAAAGTTGAAGCAGAAGCAACGGGAGCGAATGCAACCAAAGATGGGGAAGATGGACATTGACTACCAG GTTCTCCATGATGCATTTTTCAAATACCAAACAAAGCCTAAGCTGTCAGCTCTTGGGGATTTATATTTTGAAGGGAAAGAATTTGAG GTAAAACTGAGGGAAACGAAACCAGGGACATTGTCGCATGGCTTAAAAGAAGCTCTTGGTATGGGTGAAGGCGCACCTCCCCCGTGGCTAATTAATATGCAG AGATATGGACCTCCCCCTTCGTACCCACATCTTAAAATTCCTGGTCTTAATGCTCCTATTCCACAAGGAGCTAGCTTTGGTTATCATGCGGGTGGCTGGGGAAAACCTCCAGTTGATGAG TTTGGGCGTCCATTGTATGGAGATGTCTTTGGCGTCCAGCAGCAAGATCAGCCTAACTATGAG GATGAGCCTATTGATAAGAGCAAGCACTGGGGTGAtttggaggaggaagaagaagaagaggaggaggaggaagaagaggaacaagaagaggagatggatgAAGAGGAACTAGAAGACGGCATGGAATCGGTTGATACGATGTCAAG CACTCCCACTGGCATTGAGACTCCGGATGCAATTGAACTTCGTAAGGAGCAGAGAAAGGAACCCGATAGGGCTCTATATCAG GTACTTGAAGAAAAGGGAGAGAGTGTTGCTCCTGGAACTTTGCTGGCACCCACACACACATACGTTATTAAAACTGGTACTCAAGACAAGCCGGGAGCCAAAAGG GTTGATTTGCTGAAAGGACAAAAGACAGATCGTGTGGACGTCAGCTTACAGCCAGAAGAGTTGGACGCCCTGGAGAATGTGTTGCCTGCCAA GTATGAGGAAGcaagagaagaggagaaactACGCAATAAGCCAGAGGACTTCAGTGACATGGTTGCTGAG AATTCGAAGAAAAGGAAGCGTGATAAGGAAGGCAAGAAAAAGAAGGATTTCAAGTTTTGA
- the LOC103834184 gene encoding ATP-dependent RNA helicase A: MLLSIYIQSNFLTKPTLTKITNMFTKPIILASLLLIVFVSATHSARHKSGNDGSGFGGVPGFDGIPGFGNGFPGTGVGGGYGGGYGGPSGGFGKGGVVRPTVTCRVKGPCNGKKLRCPAKCFSSFSRSGKGYGGGGGGGGCTMDCKKKCIAYC; the protein is encoded by the coding sequence ATGCTCTTATCTATTTATATTCAATCCAACTTTCTCACCAAACCCACTTTAACCAAGATAACAAACATGTTTACAAAACCGATCATTTTAGCTTCCCTTCTCCTCATCGTCTTCGTCTCTGCAACTCACTCAGCTCGTCACAAGAGCGGAAACGATGGTTCAGGATTCGGAGGTGTACCTGGATTTGACGGAATACCCGGATTCGGAAACGGGTTCCCGGGGACCGGAGTGGGCGGTGGATACGGCGGAGGGTACGGTGGTCCGAGCGGTGGGTTTGGAAAGGGAGGTGTGGTGAGGCCAACGGTGACTTGTAGAGTGAAAGGTCCTTGTAACGGCAAGAAGCTGAGGTGTCCGGCTAAGTGTTTCAGCTCTTTTAGCCGCTCAGGGAAAGGATAcggcggtggaggaggaggtggtggatGCACTATGGATTGTAAGAAGAAATGTATTGCTTATTGTTAA
- the LOC103834185 gene encoding protein LOL2 translates to MIAEAETKDTMEEIQTQKKEEEEDEEEGPPPGWESTVLPPPPTPISAVTTAAEISEMAQMVCGSCRRLLSYPRGTKHVKCSCCQTVNLVLEAYQVGQVKCSNCELLLMYPYGAPSVRCSSCKSVTDIREDNKRPPWSVLQGPLKTFSSVR, encoded by the exons ATGATCGCCGAAGCCGAGACCAAAGACACGATGGAAGAGATACAAACgcagaagaaagaagaggaagaggatgaGGAAGAAGGTCCTCCTCCGGGATGGGAATCTACagttcttcctcctcctcctactcCGATCTCCGCCGTCACCACCGCCGCCGAAATTTCCG AGATGGCGCAAATGGTGTGTGGATCTTGCAGGCGTTTACTTTCGTATCCCCGAGGAACCAAACACGTCAAGTGTTCTTGCTGTCAGACTGTTAATCTCGTTCTTGAAG CTTACCAGGTTGGTCAGGTGAAGTGTAGCAATTGCGAACTTCTCTTGATGTATCCTTATGGAGCTCCATCTGTCAGATGTTCCTCCTGCAAATCTGTCACAGACATCAGA GAAGACAACAAACGACCTCCATGGTCTGTGCTGCAAGGACCGCTCAAAACTTTCAGCAGTGTCCGGTGA